TATGCGATCAGTATTTGCCGTGTCACAGACAATGACAAGAGCCCCATCGTAACTGGAGTCCGGTATCTCATCAAGCTTGCTCAAGAAGTTTAATGACTCTTCCGCTTCCCCGACGCGATACACCTTTTTCTCCGGATAACTTTCCTTGATCAACTCAGCCAACCCACACTGTGACCCATATGCATCCGGATCCGGCCTGACATGACGGTGAATGATGACCGTATCATGCGCCTTAATTTCATCTATTATCTGTTGCCTCATCGTATGTAACCCTCTTTCACCTGAATCTTTTCTTTTATTTAATCACAGTTTGCCTTGTTCTCAAAGGAATATCATTTTAGTGGAAAAGTAGAATTTTGTTCACGAACACGTTACAATATAGCTTGTATGCGTATGATAGAATTATAAATATCTTGTATGAACTATATAAAGGAGTGTGTCCTTTTGGCTATTTTTGTTTTTCTCATTATCTTTTCATTAATGTTCTATTTAATGTATAAAGTAAAATACTTCCGCACTCAATTGCCGGCTGAAAAGAAATGGCTAAGCGCAAAATCCAGCATCGCGTTGGGTAGTTTTGTATTCTTTTTTGGCGTTAATTCCCTTATTAACCCACTATCCACGGTCGCCATCGTAGTGGGCATCATTTTGTTGGTTGTAGGTTTGGGCAGCATCTGGGCGGGCTACAAAGCCTACCGTTTCTACCTGCCATTTGCAATCGAAGAAGCAGAAGCAGTTAAGGAAGCGGAAATGAAAGAGAAGACGGTTATGGATTGAAGATTAGTTGAGAGAAAGTCGTTCCTTTTTTTTGGGGGCGGCTTTTTTGTTATGGCGAAAAGGAAATTCTAAAATGTTCTAACGAGTAAATCCTCCCTTTTTTGTCGCCAATCGAGGGCAAGCTTAGTGATACCAATATATTATATGCTTCTGATGCAGAACTAATTAGAAGGAAATCCCTCAACTCTTTGTTCTGAATGGTAGTAGATATTAATAGTTTATAATCTTCTAGCGCATAAAGGTGCGCTGACAGTGATTGGCTATTGCACCTCTTACAAGTCCAATATTTTCTTTTTTTCTTCATCATGTTGAACCCGCAATTCTTACATATTACGCCTTTTATCAGTTCTTCCTGTTTAATGTTGTAGTTCTGTAGAAAATTAAAGCTATCTGGAGTATGTTTCTTTATTAGTGTTTTCGTAAGCTTGTTAAAATCTTTTTTATTCAGGACTGCGGATGAATGGAGTGCATTTATTTCATTTATTCTATTTGGGAGATTAGTTAGAAAAGTTACCTTTTTCATAAGTGAGGGAGAAGTTTTGAGTAAATGGGATTTACTGTGAGTTAAAGCTACCAAACTCGCAATTGGTAAGCTTGGGAAGCCGTGGTGTTCTAACCATAACGAAAGTTGATAACGGTGGCGAGCTACTTGTGATAGAGGATCTGCCATTCTTTCCATTTCCCCATCTGCCTTATGCCGGATGAGTTGACATCCCACTTCGTCAAATTCTAATTTACCTGAAACGTATTTGCAATCTATTATTAAGCAATGGGTTGATGTAATGAGCAGCGTGTCTATTTGAAAGTATCTACCTTTCGGGTCCTTTATTCGGAGGCCATGAAGTATGTGGTAGTTTTCATGAGGGAGAAAGGTTAAATAGTAGTCTAATGCCTCTTCCCCTTTGTAACCGTATTTCATTTTGCCATATTCCTGTTCAATCAATGGGTATTGATGGTGGGATGGTACCAGCCTCCTCAAGCCGGCTTCATGGATCAGCATCCTATTCGACTTTTCTCTATGCATTTTTATCATTTAGTCACACCTTTGTTAACTTTGTCTTGGTACTTTCGACTCAGGACTTGAAAATCCCTTTAAATTCTACAAAAAGAACATCGGATTCTGACATATCCATTCTAAAATGAATATATCCATTGTAAATCCGATATATCCATTGTAAAACGTATTTATCCATTCTAAAATCCATATATCCATTGTAAAATTAATTTATCCATTGATCCCCCAGCCCCCCAACAAAAGCCCTTCAACACTTCAGTCTTTGCACTCGAACTTGCACTCGAACTTGCACTTGCACTCGAACTTGCACTTGACCTTAGTTCCCCCAGCCGCAACGTCCCCCAACCACCAACCACCAAAAAACGCCCTCACCCCAAAAGGTGAGAGCGTCAGACTCCAATACGAGCCATCCCTTCTAACAATCCACTTACTGTATCAACTGCACCATCATCATCGCCTTGCCGACGACATTGCCTTCGTGGTACACTTCCACGTCCACTTTACCGAACTTGCGGCCGACCTCGAGCACTTTAGGCCGAATCTCGATGGTGCTGTCGATCTGCACTGGCTTAATAAAATAAATCGTAATGTTCTCCACGACCATGTCACTCTTTTTCAAATTGCGGATCACACGCTTTGCCGCTTCAGTCACGATGGTTGTAAATACCCCATAGGATATTGTTCCGACCGAGTTGGTCATCTGCGGGGTCACTTCGCTTTGGTAAGCCTCTTCCCCTTTTGATTCTGTGACATCCATGAACTGATTGGTCACAATATCATCTAGCGTTTCCCCGACTTGCGGCTGCCTTTGGATCATTTGCAACGCCTTCAATACGTCCTGACGGCTGATGATTCCAAGAAGACGATGGTTCGGGTCGACTACCGGCAGCATCTCAATCCCTTCCCACACCATGATATGGGCAGCAGACGCGACCGAAGTTTTACCATTAACGGTGATTGGGTTTTTGGTCATCACTTTTTCAATAAGCGTCCCGGAGTCCTTGCCGAGCACATCCTTGGAAGTAACCACACCCTGCACCTTCAAGTTTTTATCGATGATTGGAAAACGGCTATGTTTGATTTCTTCATTCACCTTATACCATTCCGCAATGGTATCTTCTGTCGTTAAGTAAGTCGTCGCTTCAATTGGAGTCAAGATATCCTCGACCAACACGATTTCTTTTTTGATCAACTGATCATAGATGGCACGGTTGATCAAAGTCGCAACAGTGAATGTGTCATAACTGCTCGAGATAATCGGAAGCTTCATTTCATCGGCTAATTTCTTAACCTCTTCGTCCGTATCAAAGCCACCGGTAATTAACACGGCAGCGCCAGCCTCGATGGCAAGTTTATGTGCGTTGTAACGGTTACCGACAATCAACAGATTTCCTGCTTCTGTATAGCGCATCATCGCCTCAAGTTTCATGGCACCGATAACAAATTTGTTCAAGGTCTTATGGAGTCCCTCTCTGCCGCCAAGAACTTGTCCATCCACAATGTTAACCACTTCAGCAAATGTCAGCTTTTCAATATTCTCTTTCTTTTTCCGCTCAATACGAATAGTACCAACGCGTTCGATGGTACTAACATATCCTTTATTTTCGGCATCCTTGATTGCTCTGTATGCCGTACCTTCACTAACCGTCAACGCCTTAGCGATTTGTCGTACTGATATTTTTTCTCCAATAGGCAGTTCTTCAATATAATGGAGAATCTGTTCATGCTTTGTCACACTCTTCACCCGTCCACATAATTATTTGTACCTTCATTATACGGGTGTTAGAGCTTGTATTCAATGTGTTTACTGATATTGACGCAATCGCACCTTTTTGACTTCTGCCAATTTCGCTTTGCGCACCATTCGCTTTCGCTTTGGCAAATACATGATTGCTGCAGTATTGCCGCCGACTGCCATCAAGGCAAGCACCAACCACGCAATCCCGAACCACCCTGCAAGTCCATCTTCTGTCACCGGTAAACGCGGAACGGCAATGTATAACATCGCACCGATACATAATAATGATAATAAAAGTCTATTCTTCAACACATGACACTCCTTCCAAACTCTATAGCTTGTATCATGTATATTCCGCACAACAAAAAAAAGAAGCAAATCCGCTTCTTTTCTTTGCATCTGCCTATAAATCAAGGACCTCTCCCACTTCAAGCACTCTCCCGACACCTTCAGGAAGTTTGCTAACAAACTCTTGTGGATTTTGTTCAATGACAGGAAACGTATTAAAGTGAATTGGCACCACGGTACTTGCATCAAGCCATTTTGCAGCGAGAACCGCATCATCCGGACCCATCGTAAAATTATCCCCGATTGGCAGGAAAGCGACATCAATATTATTTAATTCCCCAATCAATTTCATATCAGAAAATAATGCTGTATCTCCGGCATGGAAAATCGTCTTCCCATCAATGGTTAACAAGATCCCACTCGGCATGCCAGTATAAACAATTGTTTTCGTTTCATAATCTGTATAACTAGAGCCATGGAAAGCCTGTGTCAATTTCACTTTTCCGAAATCGAATTCATGTGCACCACCAATATGCATCTCATGTACCTTCACACCTTGCCAGCCCAAGTATTCTGCCAGTTCAAAAGGTGCTACGACCAGAGCGTCATTTTTCAAAGCCAGATCTACCGTATCGCCGACATGGTCATTGTGGCCGTGTGTTAAAAGAATTACATCCACTTTCAAATCTTCTGCTTTTAAATCTGTCAGACCATTACCCGTAATAAACGGATCAAAAAGAATCGTTTTACCATTCGCCTCAACTTTTACTACGGAATGTCCATGATAGGAAACTTTCATTCTAACAACCTCTCCTTCTCCAGCTCAAATTCTTCATACCCGTTAATCTTCTCTTTTTTAATCAAAAATCCTCCTAATAAAATTTACACAAGTATGATTCCCTGATACTCTTAATGTAAACGTATTAAACTTCGTAACTAGAAGTAATTGACCAAAAAGGAGTGGCTGATATGAAAGAACATCGTCTGAAGCAATTGGTAGAGTGGCTGAAACAGGAGGACTTGTCCGGTTGTTTCTTAACGTCTACCCCGAACGTATTTTACATAAGCGGTTTTTACACAGATCCACACGAAAGACTTTTGGGACTTCTCGCTTTTCCAAACAGCGAGCCTGCGATTGTCTGCCCCAATATGGAAGTAGAACAGGTAAAGAAAACAGGCTGGAACTACGGAATAGTCGGGTACAATGATACGGATGATCCTTGGCAAAAGGTTCAGGAGTATGTGAAACAACAAGGAATTCAAATGGAAAAACTGGCAGTAGAGCAGGAACATATGACTGTCGCTCGTTTACATAAGTTAGAAGAAGTCTTCCCGGGCGTAAAACTTGCCGCGGCAGAAGATAAAATGTATAAGCTTCGTCTTGTAAAGGATGAAGAAGAGGTATCCATTTTGAGAGAAGCAGCCAAACTAGCCGACTTTGGAGTGGAAGTTGGGGTGCATCACCTGAAAAAAGGTGTGACAGAGCAGGAGCTTGTTGCAACGATTGAGTATGAGCTGAAGAAAAAAGGAATCAGCCAAATGTCCTTTTCCACGATGGCGCTGACAGGTTTAAAGACAGCAGCTCCTCATGGAAAGCCTGGTTTGGATCAAGTAAAGGATGGCGACCTTGTGTTATTTGACCTTGGCGTTGTCTTGAATGGATATTGCTCAGATATCACAAGAACCGTTGCCTTTGGTAATGTGAACGAACAGCAACAGGAAATCTATGAAACGGTATTGAAGGCGCAGCTTGCTGCCGTGGATATCTGTAAACCAGGTGTCGAAATCGGACAGATTGACCGTAAAGCCCGCTCGATCATAACGGAAAGTGGTTATGGAGAATTCTTTACACACCGAATCGGTCACGGACTAGGCATCGAAGTGCACGAGTATCCATCCATGAATGAAACGAACACGATGAAACTGCAAAAAGGAATGGCCTTTACGATTGAACCTGGTATCTACAAACCAGGAGTAGGTGGCGTACGAATCGAAGATGATATTTTAGTTACAGACAACGGAATCGAATTGCTGACAAGCTACCCGAAAGATTTACAGATCATTAAGCCATAAATAAAAAACAGGTATCCATGTCTCCCATGGGCACCTGTTTTTTTTATAAAATTTAATTAGCTCTTCACTAAAAGATTGCTTGCGCTCTCATACGCCAACCCGTGAGACTCTGCCACTGCCGCATATGTTACATATCCGTCTAGCGTGTTGATTCCCTTTAGGATAGCTTCATTATCCAAGGAAGCTTGCTTGTAGCCTTTGTTTGCAATTTGCACCGCATAAGGAACCGTAACATTCGTCAATGCGATAGTGGATGTACGTGGAACCGCACCAGGCATGTTTGCAACGGCATAGTGAACGACTTCATGCTTCACATATGTTGGATCGTCATGCGTAGTAATGCGATCTGTCGTCTCGAAAATTCCACCCTGATCAATTGCGATATCCACCACAACAGAACCTGCACCCATGGATTGAATCATTTCCTCTGTTACAAGCTTCGGCGCTTTAGCACCTGGAATTAGAACAGCACCAATAACAAGGTCTGATTCTTTCACAGCGATTTCAAGGTTTAACGGGTTACTCATAAGTGTCTGGATGTCTTTACCGAAAATATCATCCAACTGACGAAGACGATCCGGATTTAAGTCCAGGATGGTTACATCTGCGCCAAGTCCGATTGCCATCTTAGCAGCATTCGTACCAGCGACACCTCCACCAATGATCGTTACCTTCCCGCGGCGTACACCAGGAACACCACCTAGAAGAATCCCTTTTCCACCTTTGATTTTCTCAAGGAATTGCGCACCAATTTGAGTAGCCATACGACCGGCAACTTCACTCATAGGAGTCAACAACGGAAGGGATCCGTTTGGAAGTTGAACTGTCTCATATGCAATACCCACTACTTTGTTATCAATCAAAGCCTTTGTTAATTCTGGTTCTGGAGCAAGATGCAGATAAGTGAAAAGGATTAGCCCCTCACGGAAATAGCTATACTCAGAAGGAAGTGGCTCTTTTACCTTCATGACCATATCCATGGACCATGCTTCTTCTGCCGTTTCCACCATTTTAGCACCAGCTTGTACATATTGCTCATCAGTAAAGCCGGATCCAATACCAGCTTCTTTTTCTATGTATACTTCATGTCCGAATCCAACAAGGTTTACTACACCTGCAGGCGTCATCGCAACACGGTTTTCGTTGTTTTTTATCTCTCTAGGTACTCCAATTCTCATGGATCAAATACCTCCCTCTTCATAATCACAAAGCGTTAAGACGTAACTAATATAACATTAAACTAGAAAATGTAAAATAGTTTTTTATGCATTTTTGTAAGCGCTTTAAAACAGGCGGAATTATCTATATTATCTAAATATAGAGGGAAATTCCCTTAGGTTATCGGAATCGGTTGATAACCTCTACTCCCCCTGTTACTTCCAGTACCGCTCCTGTGATCATATCCGAGTTTTCTTCACATAAAAATTCAATGGCCCTGGCAATATCTTCACCCGTGCCAGAACGGCCGACCGGGGTATTCTTGGAGTCCTCTAAGCCTCTCGCATGGTCAATCGTCGCCTCTTTCATTTCTCCCACAATATTACCCGGACAGACCATATTGGCCGTGATGCCATGTTCGGCTTCTTCGATAGCGATCGATTTTGTCAACGAAACCAGTCCAGCCTTAGAAGCAGCAAACGCAGATCGGTAAATCCAACCTGGAGATGATTCAGCTCCCTGAAATCCGTATGTGATGATACGCCCGAATCGCTGTTCTCTCATGAAAGGAATTGTTTTACGGAAAAGATGAAAAACAGCGCTAAGATTGCCTTCTATCATTTCATACCACTCCTCATCGGAGTAATCAGCCAATTTTTTTCGTTCAAAAATATAGGGCCCGGCGTTATTGACCAAATAATCAATCCTTCCGTATCGCTCCACTACTTCGTCTATAAATTGTTGCATCTGTTCTTTTTTTGTTACGTCTCCTTGAAAAAAGTGCAGTCTGTTTTCTCCAAAGTGACTCCATTCTTTTTTTAGTTTCTCGATGGTTTCTGTATCATTTCTATAATTTATCGAAACGGAACATCCTTTTTTCAACAACTGTTCCGTCACTTTTTTTCCAAGTCCTTTGGAACCAGCTGTAATTACGGCATGTCTCAAACTGGCTTCCCCCTTAATAAAATTGCGTACTACTATATTTTCTTGTAAATTGATTAAATTTACAACATATAACCCGTTAAGATACGATAAAATGATTGTTAGGTACACGAAAGAAAGGAGTCTGACCTTCATATGGCGAAAGCACAAACTGTGACATTGCCTCCTCAAAGCAAGATTGAGCGGTACGGTTTAGAAGCCGTTCCACAAGAATTAAGAAAAACACGATGGTATGAATATTTAATCATTCAGGTTGCATTTTCAGTGAATGCCGGGAACTTCCTTGTCCCGGCACTTGCTGTGATTCAAGGGGGACTCAGCTTTTATGCAGCCTTTCTTTCCACTGTTTTTGGCGCTACACTAGCCTTTTTATTTGTTTCTTACTTATCATTGCCTGGCGCTGAACGGGGAATCCCCTCCCAATTTGCCATCCGGTCCATAATCGGGATAAAGGGATCAAGATACATTTCCTCCCCGATTCGTACAATTACATCCCTCTACTGGTTTTCTGTCCAGACCATAGGTGGTACGCTGGTGATACAATTTATTCTTGAAAGAGCCTTTCAGTTTTCTACGCCATTTTACATAATCGCCATGATTTTAGCATTGATTATGAGCGGACTTGCACTTGTGGGGTTTGATGCGGTAAAAAGGGCGACCAAGTATTTTATGCCATGGCTGATTCTCGGACAGCTTGTGATGCTGTATCTTTTGCTTATTAAAGGAATGAGTGTGAACTCCGCTGTCAACGTTGAAGGTGGCTGGAATCTTCCCATCATGGGCTTTTTTGCAAGCCTTGCTTTTGTTCAATATGTATCTGGTGTGTCCTCTTCAGCAGATGTGACAAGGTACGCAATTACTTCCAAGCAGGGGTTCTGGGGCTTATTCAGCGGAAATGCTTTAGGCTTTATTCTTACTGCTTTTTTCGGAGCGTACACAGCTAGTCTGACAGGAAACCTTAATCCGTTTATTGCAACAAGCGAGATGACCAACTCCGGCCTGTTTACTTTGATTATTTTAGGGGCGGCCATATTATCAATGGTTTCGATTAACTTAAGCAATGCCTATACCGGCGGATTCAGTCTGTTGAATTCACTACCTCAACTTGGCAGGGTGAAAAGTAGCATTCTTTTTGGTGCTGCAGGAATAGTTTTATCTCTGTCACCCGCATTGGTGGAAGAAGCTGAACGCTATATTTCTTTGATTGGTGCTTTTGTTATCCCTTTATCTGCTGTTATTATAACTGACTTTCTTTTTATAAAAAGGAAGCAGATTGAAGTTAGGGAAGGATTACCTTCTTATAATAAAATTGCGTTTGTTTGCATTGGTATTGGGATAGGTGTTTATTTACTCTTGCCGCAGGACTTTTCTCCCGGTTTCTTGGCTTTCCTTTTTACAGGGGCACTTTATTTACTTTATAAAAAGTTGTCAAAAAAATAGGTGCCTGGGGTTGGCACCTGTTTTTATTTATTCGTGGGCAGTCTGTTCGCTTTCGCCTTCTACCGGTTGGTATGCGTTTGAGCTGTATTGCTCGCCGACAACTCCGCTTGAGTATGCATCAGTAATTTGATTGTGAACTTCATTTACAGCATTATCATCATAAGAGAAAATTTCTTTTGGGTCTTTTTTCTTCATAGTGGGTTCCACCTTTCAACTAAGTATCCATCCTAGTTTGTGTCGAGTGTCATTCATTTAAAGGTGGTAAAAATTACAGGAGGAATGGATAGAATGTTTACCCCAGTTATTATACAATGAGTTAAAATGGGCAGAAAAGGAAGGAAGTAGCGATGTTTTCTTTTGTAAAAGATCCAAGGCTTGGAATATTTTTGCCACAGTTGGATATAGAATGGGCTCAATACAACAAAGAAACACAGCAGGAAATATTATTGAAGTGGGAAAAGATACGCGGGAGCATCCCGGACCGGATTAAAGAGTTAGAAGAAGAAATTAATTTTAAGCAGGCTCAATTGAATGATGAAGCAGATTTTGAGCGGTCTTGCGAGTTGAATTCGGAGATTGCAGATCATGCTAGCATTATTAATGATTTGTGGTTGTGGTATCGCATGAATCAGCATGTATCATCTTCAAAAGTCCACTCATAAAAGGCGAATATCCGTTATGGATATTCGCCTTTTCTTTGAATGCCGCAGTTGTTTTCCATATTACATTAAAACATCTCGCATTCTGATTCGTCTAGTTCGCCGTTTTCTACTAGGTGTCGCATCATGTAGTAGTAATGGGAGAATTCTGAGACTTCTTTGGTCCAGTAGTAGTTTGTTCCTGCTGTGGTTATCATGCCGAGCAGTGGGACGTTGTTTACTTTTTGGCGACCAATTATTGCAACAAACAATAGCTTAATCAAGTGCAATAAAGGCTGTTGGAGCCATACAGTAGGGTGATCTTTGTCTGTTAAAACGTCAAAATAATGATCGATATCCTGTCCAAGCTCACTTTTCAATGTTTCCCAGCGTTCATGCTGATATTTCTTGGGTATGGTCGCACCATAGAATAATTGCAATGATTTTACCATTTCCAAAGGAGTACTTGCCCTGTAGCCGTAAGACATCGCAACAAGCTGTGTGGTACGGATGTTTAGTGCTGCAAAAGCTGGGATATCTATAGCGAGGGTGGATAGCTTCGCCGTTCCTGTCATGCTACCTTGGATCACAGAGTAAAGCTTTTGCTTGGCAATCTGCTGCTCGGCGATAAATGCTTTTTGTGATAATGGCAGTTCTCGAATATCTTCTATTCTTTCGATATCTTCCCTATAGCTTCGGGCCATATTGACGATCCGTTCTTCTGCTTGCTGTTGAAAGGAGGACTGCTGGATGATTCCATGCAAATGAAACAACCATGTGTCAATCTGGGCAAAAAATAAATCTTTTTTATCGTCTGACAATAAATCAAAAGCCTTGTCCACCCAATGGTCCAACGTGTCTGAAAACTGGGATGGTTCGTATGTATATAATTTTTCTTCCCATTGTGAAAGTTTATGTTTCCATTGTTCTTCCCTGCTTATATTGGACACAGTTCTTCCCCTCACTTTTTCATCTGCTAGTTTTCTCCATTATACCATAGCAGTTCCGCACAAAAAAACAGTCCCAGATCTGTTAAGTTAAACAGATCTGGGACTGTAGCTTATAATGCTATTTTCATTACGTCTCTAGCAATCATTACTTCTTCATTCGTAGGAATTACGATGACTTTAACAGGAGAGTGCGGGTAGTTAATAAATGCTTCTTTACCACGAACCTTGTTCAATGCAGGATCCCAGTAAACACCCATAAACTCAAGTCCTTGAAGCACTCTTGCACGGATTACATCACTGTTCTCCCCGATACCTGCAGTAAAGATGATCGCGTCCACTCCGTACATTCTTGCGGCATAAGAACCAATATACTTATGAATACGACCTGCGAATACTTCCAAAGCAAGTTCCGCGCGCTCGTTACCTTCAGTTGCAGCAGATTCAATATCACGAAGGTCACTGGAGAAACCGGATACTCCAAGGATACCACTGCGTTTGTTCAGGACTTCTAATACTTCGTCGGCTGTTTTGCCTGTTTTCTCCATGATGAATGGAATCAAAGCAGGGTCAATATTACCAGAGCGAGTTCCCATTGCTACACCTGCAAGTGGTGTGAATCCCATGGAAGTATCAATGGATTTTCCGCCTTCGATTGCCGCAATACTTGCACCGTTTCCTAGGTGACATGAGATCAGGCGAAGTTGCTCAACCGGTCTGCCAAGTAATTCTGCAGCACGCTCAGAAACATATTTATGAGAGGTACCATGGAAACCGTATTTACGAATGCCATAGTCTTCATAGTACTCGTATGGCAAGCTGTAAAGGAAAGATTTTTCCGGCATGGATTGATGGAATGCTGTATCAAAAACAGCCACTGCTGGTACATTCGGAAGGATTTCCTTGAATGCTTTAATTCCCACGATGTTTGCCGGGTTATGAAGTGGTGCAAGCTCTGAAAGTTCTTCTAATTGGCCTAAAATTTCATCCGTAATAAGGACGGAATCATTGAACTTTTCTCCACCATGTACGACACGGTGGCCAATTCCTGTGATTTCATCGAAGCTTTGGATGATGTCAAGATCGATCAGTTTTTTCAATAAGATTTTAACAGCTACCCCGTGCTCTGGAATGTCTGTGATTTCTGTTACTTTTTCGCCGTTCACAGAGATGGTGAAAACAGCATCGTTTAATCCGATACGTTCCACTAATCCTTTTGTAATAACATTTTCACTAGGCATTTCAAACAATTGGAATTTAAGAGAAGAGCTTCCTGCATTTATTGCAATAACTTTTGACATGACGATACGTACAACTCCTTTTATATGGTCACACTTGGATGGATGATTAAATGTTTTTACACTCTACCTATCTTGTGCAAAGTTCCGATATTATATATACCTTTTTCATTTAAACACCGACATACTGCATTTGCAAGAGGCTTCCCTTTATGGTAACGCTTACCTTATATATTCGTTATTTTCTGAAGAATAGCATAGTTTTTTTAGACTATTAAATCTTCACTAACGGTTGATCTTCGTTGCAGGAGCTTCGCTTTCCGCGGGCGGTCCGGAAGCCTCCTCGGGCTGCGCCCTGCGGGGTCTTCCATGTCCCTTCCTCCCGCAGGACAAGGAAGGCTTCGGCAGCGAAGCATCGCACGAAGAAAATGCGCTAGCATTTTCGAGGAGTCTCCGCTCCTTCCACTACGATCAACGAGGTTGTCTAATAATTACTTTTTGTTTTTTTGCTCGGAAAACCAGTGGTTTATTTGGGCCATGATTTTTTCCATTGCCTGCATGTTGGAGAAGCTTGGCAAGTTTACTAATAGAGCTTCTTTAGGAGGTTCAATGCCTATTCCTTTTTTCTGCAAAACAAGGATGCTTTTTGCATGGTTTTTGTTTTGGAACATGGTTTCCGGAAGCTGAAGCATTCCTTGGATATACGCTTCGTCTTTTATTAAAGCGTTGACTCTTTTTGCTTCCTCTTCTTCAAACATGGAGTTAGGAACCAAGAATAAAAGGTGCCCGCCTGGTTTTGTGTAACGCAACCCTTGTTCGATGAACAGATAATGCGCATAGGAATGTCCTTCTTCCGCTTTTAGCTTGAAGTTGGCAGCATTGTTATCATCAGGATAATACCCTACTGGAAGGTCACTCACAACCACATCTACTGGTTCTACAAAGAGGTTGCTTAAGCCATCTTGGTTGAATAAACTGATTGCCTGCTCTTGCAGATTGGCGTTATTATAAGCAAGTTTCACTAACAGGTCGTCCACATCCACACCAAACGCCTCCAGCTTTTTGTTAGGCTGGTGGTTAAGGACAGCTGTAAGAAGATTTCCAGTACCGATAGCAGGATCAAGCATGGTCAGCTGTTGCAGATGTGAGGTGTATTTTCCGACGAGGTATCCCATAAACATGGCAATCGCATCTGGAGTCATTTGATGGTTAGCTTGAACTGCATCTTTCATTCCTTTTAGGATGGCAAGTTGAAATCCTTTTCTGATTTCTTCTTTTTGAAGGGAAGTGAGATTTTGTTTGCTGTATTCTTTTTCGAGTCTTCGTTTGGTTACTTCTGATACTTCTTCTTGGATGACTGCTCCGTGGAAGAGGTTTTCTGCGGTTTCTGCTAGTGCTTCTAGGTATGTACAGTCTAGTTCTTCTTGTAGGATTTGTGCTGTTGTATCGAATAGGGAAAATGTATTTTCTAGTTTTGTAATGGACATTATGCCACTCCTTTTCTTTCTCCAATTTCAGTATTCCTATTTTACATGGAGTACGGGCAAAAATAAAGCAGACTGCAATTATCACAGTCTGCTCGTCTTGGTGTAATGGGTTTGAGTAGGGTATTATTCTGCAGATTTAACTGCTTCGATTGCCGCTTCGTAGTTAGGGTGGTCCGTACCTTCCCCA
This window of the Sutcliffiella horikoshii genome carries:
- a CDS encoding YtpI family protein codes for the protein MAIFVFLIIFSLMFYLMYKVKYFRTQLPAEKKWLSAKSSIALGSFVFFFGVNSLINPLSTVAIVVGIILLVVGLGSIWAGYKAYRFYLPFAIEEAEAVKEAEMKEKTVMD
- a CDS encoding nuclease-related domain-containing protein, which codes for MIKMHREKSNRMLIHEAGLRRLVPSHHQYPLIEQEYGKMKYGYKGEEALDYYLTFLPHENYHILHGLRIKDPKGRYFQIDTLLITSTHCLIIDCKYVSGKLEFDEVGCQLIRHKADGEMERMADPLSQVARHRYQLSLWLEHHGFPSLPIASLVALTHSKSHLLKTSPSLMKKVTFLTNLPNRINEINALHSSAVLNKKDFNKLTKTLIKKHTPDSFNFLQNYNIKQEELIKGVICKNCGFNMMKKKRKYWTCKRCNSQSLSAHLYALEDYKLLISTTIQNKELRDFLLISSASEAYNILVSLSLPSIGDKKGRIYSLEHFRISFSP
- a CDS encoding CBS domain-containing protein; this translates as MTKHEQILHYIEELPIGEKISVRQIAKALTVSEGTAYRAIKDAENKGYVSTIERVGTIRIERKKKENIEKLTFAEVVNIVDGQVLGGREGLHKTLNKFVIGAMKLEAMMRYTEAGNLLIVGNRYNAHKLAIEAGAAVLITGGFDTDEEVKKLADEMKLPIISSSYDTFTVATLINRAIYDQLIKKEIVLVEDILTPIEATTYLTTEDTIAEWYKVNEEIKHSRFPIIDKNLKVQGVVTSKDVLGKDSGTLIEKVMTKNPITVNGKTSVASAAHIMVWEGIEMLPVVDPNHRLLGIISRQDVLKALQMIQRQPQVGETLDDIVTNQFMDVTESKGEEAYQSEVTPQMTNSVGTISYGVFTTIVTEAAKRVIRNLKKSDMVVENITIYFIKPVQIDSTIEIRPKVLEVGRKFGKVDVEVYHEGNVVGKAMMMVQLIQ
- a CDS encoding metal-dependent hydrolase, which encodes MKVSYHGHSVVKVEANGKTILFDPFITGNGLTDLKAEDLKVDVILLTHGHNDHVGDTVDLALKNDALVVAPFELAEYLGWQGVKVHEMHIGGAHEFDFGKVKLTQAFHGSSYTDYETKTIVYTGMPSGILLTIDGKTIFHAGDTALFSDMKLIGELNNIDVAFLPIGDNFTMGPDDAVLAAKWLDASTVVPIHFNTFPVIEQNPQEFVSKLPEGVGRVLEVGEVLDL
- a CDS encoding M24 family metallopeptidase, producing MKEHRLKQLVEWLKQEDLSGCFLTSTPNVFYISGFYTDPHERLLGLLAFPNSEPAIVCPNMEVEQVKKTGWNYGIVGYNDTDDPWQKVQEYVKQQGIQMEKLAVEQEHMTVARLHKLEEVFPGVKLAAAEDKMYKLRLVKDEEEVSILREAAKLADFGVEVGVHHLKKGVTEQELVATIEYELKKKGISQMSFSTMALTGLKTAAPHGKPGLDQVKDGDLVLFDLGVVLNGYCSDITRTVAFGNVNEQQQEIYETVLKAQLAAVDICKPGVEIGQIDRKARSIITESGYGEFFTHRIGHGLGIEVHEYPSMNETNTMKLQKGMAFTIEPGIYKPGVGGVRIEDDILVTDNGIELLTSYPKDLQIIKP
- the ald gene encoding alanine dehydrogenase; amino-acid sequence: MRIGVPREIKNNENRVAMTPAGVVNLVGFGHEVYIEKEAGIGSGFTDEQYVQAGAKMVETAEEAWSMDMVMKVKEPLPSEYSYFREGLILFTYLHLAPEPELTKALIDNKVVGIAYETVQLPNGSLPLLTPMSEVAGRMATQIGAQFLEKIKGGKGILLGGVPGVRRGKVTIIGGGVAGTNAAKMAIGLGADVTILDLNPDRLRQLDDIFGKDIQTLMSNPLNLEIAVKESDLVIGAVLIPGAKAPKLVTEEMIQSMGAGSVVVDIAIDQGGIFETTDRITTHDDPTYVKHEVVHYAVANMPGAVPRTSTIALTNVTVPYAVQIANKGYKQASLDNEAILKGINTLDGYVTYAAVAESHGLAYESASNLLVKS